The Lathyrus oleraceus cultivar Zhongwan6 chromosome 5, CAAS_Psat_ZW6_1.0, whole genome shotgun sequence genome includes the window AGCCAAGGCTAGTCTAGGTGTTAACTGAATACATAGACTGCTTTGCCTGGGATTATGACGAAATGTCGGGTTTGGATCGAAGCGTAGTAGAACATCGACTTCCTATCCAACCTGGGAAGAGGCCGGTGAAGCAACACCCTCGACGGTTTGCTCTGAATGTCACTTCGAAGATCAAGCAAGAAATCGAAAGACTCCTTAAAATTCGTTTCATAAGGACGGCAAGGTACGTTGAATGGCTGGCCAACATAGTGCATGTCATCAAGAAAAATGGAACTCTTAGGATTTGTATAGATTTCAGGGATCTAAACAACGCCACGCCAAAAGATGAATATTCGATGCAAGTGGATTTTATTATGGATCATATATAAAGTCAGTCGATGTTTATGTTTCGTCTCACTAcgatattattaaacatatgttgtctaagCCTATTCTACATAGTAGAATTGGGAAATGGGCACTAGCGTTGACAAAGTTTTCTCTAACTTTCAAGCCTTTAAAGGCCATGAAAGTCCATATCGTAACGGATTTTATTGTGGATCATGTCATGGTCGAATTATCCCTGAATGTGGTCGACACCACGCCATGGCGTCTATATTTCGACGGTTCGAGTCACAAAGACGGAACAGGAGTCGGGGTTTTGATATTATCCCCTCATGTAGGCCCTACGAAGTTTAAGTATAGGATCAACGACAAGTGTTCTAACAATGAATCTGAATACGAGGCCTTAATAGTTGGCCTTCAGATGTTGAAAGAGTTTAGAGCCAAACGAATCGAGGTAAGCGGAGACTCAGAGTTGTAAATAAAGCAAATCACGCGCGAATATAAATGCATCAAGGGGAGTCTGCTGCAATACTTTGTGACTGCAATGCGGCTGCTAGAACATTTTGAAATTGCGGACATAAGACATGTGCCCGGGAACGAGAACCAAGAGGCCAACGAGCTGGCCCAAGTCGCTTCAGGGTATAAGATGTCGAAGTAGATGTTTCAAGAAATGATCGAGGTTAGGGAAAAAATGGTGTCAAGTACACTCCCAACAAAGGACGTCCTTGAAGAGAACGTCAGTCCTGGTaaatgtagcggtaaattcatggCGATTAAGTTATGTATAAACTTAACAtcgataaaaccagagtcgccaccgcgcttttattgtttccaaaggaaaagggaaaagtacgaacgaaagccaaagataagaagttttcaaatcaaaactaataaaattccagagattacaggtaagggggttggttacacaaagggaaggtgttagcatccaaaatgtcctaggtactactagggagccctttttatgtgtgtatgtgttttggtataaaagatgtttgcaataaatagagtataaggatgagaaaagaatttattaattatatttttgtgtttgacaagaccttcggacttgtgcctacgtaccaacataagaatgagggatcaaaacctcgtagtttgtggtatcaatttcaaagtgagtgaattgcttttaacaaaaatttaagtttaaaagaggcacaaaaggcctaaaagagtttgaatgagtgttagttctttttgtctcTTGAAAATTTTAGTCAATATGGttaggttcatttacaagtttgattaagaaaaagagtttgaaaaatgcaatggcataaggccaaagtttctaatttgcaataaggtTTATGTTTAACCAGCAAAGAAATATTTGAAAGgggggagatatttgaaatttaagaagtgggaggatatgaagagactaatcctaagaaattttttaaaagttaagagttgaaaagatctgaccaatgggatgcaatccaatagacaaaaatgtcatatagaaacccacttttcctttggactcTAAATCAAGCAATACCAATAAGCAAGTAGCAcaatgaagagcaaggcatcaaataaagatagccacatccaagctagcaactttatagtcttcttcataatcttccccatgtatcagatgacatactccttgaatggctcagaataaggcattagacacaggttcaaagtaacatttgcatcaagaccatgtagcagatgaactcaagtggatcccaatacttacgtcagatgaaaattcaaatcacaagaacttggtttcagaaatgttggcattggccaagtccttttgcatagggaatgttgcctaattctaagtccaaagcccagatcaaatccaacagtccacacaaacattttttaggggtttttgttgtttactaagtattttaaggtcctaagaccacaaaaacaaacaaggtacacaaacaagtatatataatcacaatatatggctcaagtgagcaaagtgaaaatggcattaacataaacaagttaaattatatgtaaaatgataaaatgataaatggcttgaatttaaattgcataaagtaaatgacttgtaATTAAAAGATTAGTCAgatgttagttgattagatgttagtggagttttgcttttaaattatttaagtcattttgaacacttaaccctctattcacaagcatggatccttgaaccaagaaatcttccaaaggaaggaaaaaagggcaagtttccacacaataccatgaaaggggggagacttacaatctcacttactagaatgttatgcttttgggtcaaaatttagcgctatgttaagcaatcgtaattgaacttatgtagaagtcacaagtatatgaggccgggcaatagaaattttggtgttaatgcatgttagagatatggtataatgaaccatactcctaaaacataccacacacaaaaagaaaaatgatcaaaggatggacctaatctcatccatacttgtattggttcatctaacataaagttattgatgaaccaattagccttaggatattgagatattATTAGCCAATggaagggatgggatagaatgggattgaagatgaagagggaggggagatgagacaaacacaaattgctcatgggaggaattttatcaaattaaaatcattcattcattttgggagatgaaatgtacatttcattaatcccttaaatccaataattttaatccaacaaaagtcaaatcaaccttgaccaaggcccaaacacatagtaAAACTTCACAAGTTaattaaaatggctcaacataattttcacacaattaaacaattaacaaatgaaattaaaatgcattaaattaaattatgtttgatccaaaacctaaaacctcttcaaaacaccaaataaatggccaagagatttatcataggtgaaacaaggttaaaggaccttggagaaaaaatttcattatttttgaaaggtcagaagtatttttaaataattaaaaatatgcacaaaaacaattaaatcatgaaaaatatcaatattgatccaaaaaaataattttagttcaaaaaatgaaagagaaaagtttttgaaattttttggtgaaagtcccatattttttggatcaataatgaaattaatatgaattaattaaaaataagcaattaaatggaatattcagaaattcaaaaaaacgtggatcatctgatctccctcattaattgaggtggcaaatcagatGGTGATAAGCACGTGTTCCACATATGCCTTGGTCAACTGAGACGCGTgtgtggtaatcaaaagcaacgcctaagattaaaacaatttaaatggatcctatggttgagatgcttgccaacacatcgccagtgccagagctccggtcttcttctctggtggaccttACCGGACTgatccaccatcaaccatcaccaaaatgacaaagcaagacatggatttaaataaaaaatgctcagaagctcgaatctggccacaattttgtccaattccaagtatatgaaaagatacatggatttgaattttgaggatcatgaactgatttgcttcgatttggcctcaaagcaactcaatcttgtttcctacattggtaggacttcagcaaaccaaaaatcaacaagagTAGTGGAGAATTGATAGAGAAAGGAAGATAAGAAGTTGttgaaatctcaccttcgaggagcttcaaAGTTGCTTGATCTGGCTTCCAATTTGGattggcttgactctagaagcttgtaGAAGATGATTTGAATGTATAgaaagcttggactcttggagtttcaatcctaaaacagaaagagaattgaaactcggtttcttaagaaaccttcaagattatcctttcaatggggttTGGGGGAGGAGAGGGTCGAAGCTTGGGCCGGAGGGATCTCAATTCTGATCATCAAGGGTCCTATTTATAGGCAATGTGAATGATATTTTCACCttccaattttggaaaattttcaaattctcccttgcatggatgcatgggcgtgcattaggcccatgaaatgatgccATTTAATCCAAATTCCAATGTACTTCATGCTGATatcatgttagaagctcatgcAAATGTATATGAAAAGTAGAACTTGAAATCATCCAAATGATAccttaacttacacccatgcgtaagtccctcaattttaatccaaatgagacGATCTTAGATGTTTTGGAAAGGTTAGGTCAaagggaacaactttcatgttgaacactttttcatttgaatcttgtatcatgatgaattttgaggtgtaagtttgggaaatcaaaGGAGGAGGTGTAAGTTTGAGCGTGAAAAATGTTTTCTTCATTATAAGGAGTTGTATGCACCACAGGAGGAGGTACAGACATCACAACAGTCACTACTGGAGCTTCAACGTTTTGAGGGCGGTATCCTGTTGGCATATAACCGTGAGGGATGCCCCAAGAGAAACCAGGTGGCATGTGATATTGTTGATCATTGACAGCCGCCACTGGAATGGGTGTTGAGACATTCTCAGAGATTGTTGTTCGTTGCAATGGATCTTGAGAATTGGTCGAtgactgattctgagcagccaccAAAGTGTCCATCATAGCAGTAAGCCTTTCCAGATTGTCTTTCAAGGTGATTACTTCCTCCCTGAGCTCTTGGTTTTCTTGTTCAAGTTTGCTCATCCGACTGACTCGAGTATTGTACTGGTGATTCAGTTTGACTATTGGAGGGAGAAGACACGTGTAAGTTTCTCGAAATACAGGAACTTGTGcttgaatgatgcatgatatgaagATGCAAAAGATGAGTTTTAATTTTTAAGAGACTCAATAATTTATTGCAAATATTATAGAGACAAAATTTGGTATAAGATGAACAAAAAAACCTCTTTTTATTAAACAATTGAGGGATTACAAAGGGTAAAATACGATTTCAACGATCCTAAACAATACAAGAGGAAAACAGCTAAGTCTATGAGTCCTAAGGAATCTCATATGTAGAAGGTCCTGCTGCTGGCTGATGCTTCCTTTGTTGCCTCTTTAGCTGAGCATTCTCGATCATAAGCTTGTCGGCGATTCCCTTCCAAGCACCTGAGGTGGGAGGTATGCTGGAGTACTCATGAAATGGCTGGCCTTTAGAGAGAAGTAAACCTTCTTGTTCCTCATGTTTCTTCACAGATTGTTGTTCCAAACTCTCAATCAAATCATCCTTCTCCTTCAGCTGCTgctccatcttcatcttcttatCACTCAAGACATGGTACTTGCCTTCCCAAGTGTCTCTTTCCAATTTCAACCTATCCAAAACTTCTTGAAACTCTTCCCTATTCTCAATAGGAATGATGGATGATAATGTTATAGCAAAAGGGAATGAGGTTTTCTCAAGAGCATATGGCATCTTAAGTTCACTGGCTCTAGCACAAACCCATTGGGTGTAGGGCTCAAAAGCAACATAATACTTTCTTCCTAATCGATCTTTTCCTTTCCTGTGAATGTTGCGCCAAGCATGTATGATTCTATCCTTCAAACCGAAACTCTCTTCGTCGTTGAGGTAAAAGAAACCTGACAACAGAAGGTTGTCGGGTTTATTTGCCATAGGATATCCTAACTGGCGTCTGGCAAGGATAGGGTTGTATTTAATTCCCCCATGTACACCAATAAGAGGTACGTTAGAAaactcaccacaactgtcaataattACTCCAACATCATAGGAGGGGTCATACCAATGTATACCCCCTTGATCAATGGACATGAACCTCTGAGACCATCTGAGCTTCTGCGGATTCTCCCTGAAGAGCCTGGATCTGGgaaagtgagaaataaaccacttatataggAGAGGTGCACAACAAAGAATGGTTCCACCACCTTTCTTAGTCTTGTGATGGATAGAATGGTAGGTATCTCCAAGTAATGTGGGTACTGGGTTACCAATTAAGAAGATTCGTATAACATTAACATCCATGAAGTCATCAATGTTTGGGAAGAGTACAATTCCATAAATGAGTAGAGCAAAAATGGCTTCAAAGGCATCTCTACTATCTGCTTCTGCAAAGATAAAGGCTTTCTCCAACAGGAATCTAGAGGTTAGACCTAGAATCCCTCCCTTTTTAGTGAAGTTGTCCTTCACAACAGACGTTTCTAGGTGAAGTGCTTCTGCAATAGCTGCTGATGTAGGGGTCTTCTCTGAACCACTGAATGGTAATTTGTTAGAGACTGGCAAACCAAACCAATAAAAGTATTCTTCTAGAGTAGGCATAAGTTAGTAGtctggaaatgtgaagcaatggtagagtGGATCATAAAATTGTATCGGTGTGTTGAGAACTccatcttcaaccttggtcttcaagATACCCATAAGTCTTCCATACTGAGCTCTAAAATCCTCTGGACTAACTATCATAGAACCAAGCTTCTTCAACTCTGTTAAGTCAGGACATTTGAAAGTGTATTTCTTGATATTCCTCCTTCCAAGTTCCATTTTACCTATCGATATTTGCAAAAGAAAACTATTGAGTTTCTTAGTTTTTTATGCAAAAGGTTTTTATGGATGCATGAGTGCATGAATGAATGTTTCACAAATATGAGTTTAGGGTTTTGACATTACGCATGGAGCCAAGGGTCTAACCATCCCACAATGTATGAACTAATAGGTTTATTTTGTACCTGTAGAATAAGGTTCTAAAGTGGTCCACATAGTCATAGATCCATATTTCGGATATTATCAGTTTAACGACTTGCTCGTAGACCAATAATtttctcaagagaaactcgtctgagtgtagaATCGCATAACAATTACCTCAGATCTTACACCTGAATAATctccacactacatcctaaaaagGCTTAGAGGGGTTGAAAGGGTTCTAAAGGTCCTCAGTTTCTTAGACTCCCAGATCAAAGATAATAATGCCACTATGATTTACTCGTAACAACAAATATTACCATcaaaggggtctccactgagcggGGTTATATCATATGTTAATCATGCTTGGGATTACTCCAGACATGTAACTTTGATTATACCACCATCCTATCTTATTTGTATTCTCTAATCCGGGTTAGGATTTCGTCACCACTTATAGATCTCCATAATGAAACCCATGAAAACATAGcaacaaataataataaacacatatAAACAAGTTAGGTATCACCCACTTAATATTGagtccccagtgaagtcgccatttCTGTCGTGGTGAAGAATCGGAGACCAAGCTATTGattagacttgactcatgaatcaaaatatcaccatcgaaatttaatttatccaagggaaggggaaaagattcaaaaataaacccaatatgtatatgcaaagctagaagattaaacttaagctaagcaaagggggggggggagattctaaaggtacgggggtgtgttatgaaaaaggaaggtattagcatcctaatCATCTGTAAtactctacaggaaccttttaaatatatgtgtttggtttaaaattgtttcatatttgattgaggagatgagaaaaagaacatcttttattgtttgatgatttggaaagacattgagtcTTATGCTTACGTACCtgtgaaggatcaaaacctcgtagttcgagtTCAAAAGTTAGAagggatttgttggggttgattttatgagaaagagacaaattgtcatcttaaggagaaaactcccatttaaaccaccacaaacatatggaagatagatctttgtatcaaattgaaagaagggctctcacttggatatagaatcaacaagtatgccacatacctcttccaaatggaaaagaatcaatatcaatctAAATAATGTTATAgggtaggagatttaaatctcaactagggatgaCTCATGTATAATCattttatgaaaaggttttaaagaTGGAAGAGCCAAAGTggcaaaagggtttgaattaagtttgtgttttttaggtcttatgaagagatctttgaatatgcttgttttgaagcatttgattaagaaataaaaggagaaacaatgacctaagtcaaagtttattatgaaagtggttataaTAAGGAGAGAGAGAGATAGAATCCTAAGGTTTAAATTGAGGGGGACCTAAGATTATATCTAGAAGTTTTTGGATTAAGGGGAAGCAAAGTTGTATAGAATACAGATGAACACACACACGCAAAATGACAATAATGTCATGATTCttttcccttggatataaacaaAAACAAGattgaacatgcattaacattatGGAACAAAATATGGCTAAGTACAATGGCAATCACAAGGTATGGATGCCAATATTAAACATGGTtttttaggcattgagataagcataaacaacacatgacgaagtttcacatgacatcacaagacacaacatattgatggtgaagacaaaatcatacTTGACATGGTAAAAGTAttcattggtacatggtaaacacaacatgaatcaatttaggtcaaacatgcatcacattataagtcttcacaaaataaacattagacttgaatcaaagttcatgataagaccaaacttaagtggaaacctaatcacctcctaaccattcattcaaacatgttttcaaggtgaatcaattgatacattgtatgaaaataatcaagttcaaacatgttaaggataacaATCAAAATTTAAAAGAGTGTGCTTTAATCATACAAACTTTCAACATCGAGAACAAATAAGACATAAGCCGAAAGAATCGATTAGGAGCCTTAAAAAACACTTAAAACACATGTTTTCCATCCAATCAAAAGTTgttaaataaataatatttttgggattttttttggTGTCATCGTAAAATAGACATTCTTATGAACACATGGCAAAAAGAATGGGCCAAAAAGGTTAGgggatcatgaagttatgggtttttgaagttatgaagaaaaatgaacatttaacaaatgagaaaaaaataaaCACTACGCTGGTCAGGTTCGAACCCACGTCCTTGGGGTTCCATGGACTTTTTCCAATGCCAACTCagcatcatcttcaacctctctcTCTCATTTTCGTTTTCTTTTTCCCACTATTTTTCCAATCTTTCAtcaatcatatctctctcatttctcaaccatttttcataaaatcaaaatcaaaatcgCATAGAAAAATGCAAGGAACACAATGGTACCATAGGTTTTGGCTAATAATCAAAGATGGAGATGCACGAAGGCAAAAAGCAGAACTGAAACTTTAGGTTTCAAGCAACATAATTTCACATAAACAACAACATAAATGACATGTAAGCTAATGATCCTTCTTACCATAATAAATGCTACATATTTGCTTCagaaatcaaaatgaaatgacGTATGTATGATGAGTTTCAAATTGCAAGAATATACCTATTGGAGCAAGGTCCAATGCCTCTTCAACAATATTCCAGCTACTGTTTGATGCCTCTCCTAATGCTTATGAGTtcccagaagatgattggaaccTTCGGTTTGCAGAATGCACAAGCCAAATGAGAGAATGGAGGTTAAGGTTGAAAAGCTCTCAAGAATGGAGTTTTTCTTAGAAAGCTTGGTTTATGGATAGATGAGGCTTtgtcctctatttatagggatcCTTGAGGGTTCAAGAATCCTCAAATATCATAAAATAATTAAGACTTGTACTGGTTTGCTTGGTTGGTTGGTTCTTGCACAAAACACCAAGTAGGAAGCATGGCGAAAGCATGGGGGGCTTGGAGTGTTTTATTGAGCTTTGTCTGAAGTGTAGGAGTAGACTTGATGTTTAAAGTTGGTATGTATCAGATCCAAAGCCATTTGGGAGCTCAATGGTACTTAATGTTGGGTTAAAGCCACTTTACACAAATGGAAGTGTAACCTTTATGACAAAAATGGAATGATTCATTGTGTAATGGCTTGGTTGCTTGAATAATGGCTCAAAAGTGTGTGTCATCTTCTGATTAGAGTGAGATTTAGAAGCAATAAGTACATGTACTTATGGATTTGTTTGGATTTGTAGTGTACTTTGGCTTAGAATTTGACTTATGAACCATTCCATGAGGTTGTCTTCCCAAATTTGATTCTCTTAGCTCGAGCATGGGAATTTATTGATCTTGGACATTTCGGAAAGATGGAATcatgatctacaactttcatgtttatgACTTTTCTTGAATAAGTTGGGATCTGGGTGAAAACTGGCATAAAGTTGGTCACTTGACTAGGTGAGCATGCTGAAAATTTCACTAAGTGTTTTACCACTTGACAAACAAATGAATCATCCACTTCATGACCGCATATCTCCTTATTCGTGAATTTTTTGAGGTTTTATCACCTAGGACAAAGTTAAATTATGAAGCAAGGTCTTTAATCTGATCAttggagcaaagaaaatggtggcttggatcataagttatggccttggaaagttgggtACTTGGACATGTTTTTTAGGGACTTGGTAAtaaatttcaaattctccatctttgccctttttgcaagtaaccttgaTTTTCTTGACTAAACTTGATCAAATGACTTAAATGATCATACTTTCATAATCCTTGACTTGAAAAGTCGATAGTTGACCAAAAATCTTAAAAGTCAAATTTTGACTTTAAGCATTTGTTGACTTTTTCATCAGTTGTGTTCAACCTTTCATCTGCTTATGAACCTAACCTCTTGAGCCATATGAATTGTATGAGTGGGTTATGAGTACACATTTTAATACCTTATCTCATGCCTCAAGCCATAGAATCATGCTTTGGTCAAAGAGTCAACATTAAACTGACTttgaccaaaaccctaattttgagtgTCAGATGAATTGTGGCTTGATGAACTTGAGATGGAATGATCTTGAAATCGATTCTTATTGATGGAAGTCACTTGATTACTTGGTTAGGATGAGGAGTTTTAAATGTTAAaactcatgccaagtcttgattgatcaatctttgaaagctcttggtgcaaaaccctagcttaagacaaacaaagtaaaaaatctttttgtattttcaataggttagtagTGCAAAAATGCTAGATGTCATGCAAATGGTACAAATGATAGTGGCATCTTAGGGTTGAAAATTAGAGTATGACACCAATGTGTTCTATTCAGGGATTTGGTGCAGAAAGCTCTGAAAGAAGGAAGGATCCAGTTTGGCGAAAGGCCAAAAATGCAGGTGGATTCATACCCTTTGAAGGTGGAAGAAGCATTGTATATGGAGCCTCTAGACTGCATGATGGTGGAGACTACTGATGGTCTCATTGAGGTTCTCAAAGCAACCTCGTTGGCTGAATCATTTGAAGTGATGATGGTCGAAACTACTTAAGGCTTCAAAGTCAAAGACGAAAGGAGGCCCGAGTCGGCCTATCCCCAGCCGGGAGAAAGTTTGTCTGACTTCCAGGAGAAGTGCAAGGGGAAAGGATCAAAGGCTTTGTTATGCCCAAAGTGCAGCGCGATATTCAACGAGAAAACCGCCGAAAGACTGGAGGCCGACAACAAGACCAATAAGGAGGAAAAGCTTGTTGTCCCATGATTTGTGTTCGACAGAAACGGAGCTCCTCGACGAAACGAAGAGTACAAGAGACAATTTCAACGTCCCCGCATGAAGACATTCATTCTGCCCAGTGATGTTCCACAGGAGAAGTGGATAGAACCTAGCAATCAGAAAGGGGGCAAGAAACCAAAATGGAGGGTGTTGGAAAAAGAGGCAACGTCTCCAGAGAAGAGAATAGGCTACATAATCTCTCCTAACTACAAAGGAAAGAATCCTATGACTAGGACACAGTGGAGATGCCACCAGCGAAACAAAAAAGCTGGGAAAGCTGTTACCACCCCACAATCGAAGACTTCAGAGACTGTTGGACAAAAGGAACATGTGTCAGAGGTCAAGGGACTAGAAAAAATGGTGGCCAACCAGACAGTGGCCATGACTGTTGACTCGACGGGAAAGAAGGCAATATAGCCACTCAGAACGTGGAGTGTTCATCGGAGATTGAGGGACGGCCACAAAACGAAG containing:
- the LOC127081127 gene encoding uncharacterized protein LOC127081127 — translated: MELGRRNIKKYTFKCPDLTELKKLGSMIVSPEDFRAQYGRLMVSNKLPFSGSEKTPTSAAIAEALHLETSVVKDNFTKKGGILGLTSRFLLEKAFIFAEADSRDAFEAIFALLIYGIVLFPNIDDFMDVNVIRIFLIGNPVPTLLGDTYHSIHHKTKKGGGTILCCAPLLYKWFISHFPRSRLFRENPQKLRWSQRFMSIDQGGIHWYDPSYDVGVIIDSCGEFSNVPLIGVHGGIKYNPILARRQLGYPMANKPDNLLLSGFFYLNDEESFGLKDRIIHAWRNIHRKGKDRLGRKYYVAFEPYTQWVCARASELKMPYALEKTSFPFAITLSSIIPIENREEFQEVLDRLKLERDTWEGKYHVLSDKKMKMEQQLKEKDDLIESLEQQSVKKHEEQEGLLLSKGQPFHEYSSIPPTSGAWKGIADKLMIENAQLKRQQRKHQPAAGPSTYEIP